Genomic DNA from Oncorhynchus gorbuscha isolate QuinsamMale2020 ecotype Even-year unplaced genomic scaffold, OgorEven_v1.0 Un_scaffold_4688, whole genome shotgun sequence:
CATAGATACTTTTACAGTTGACCGCTAGCTGAGCCTACATAGATACTTTTACAGTTGACCGCTAGCTGAGCCTACGTAGATACTTTTACAGTTGACCGCTGAGCCTGATACTTTTACAGCCACTAGCTGAGCCTACATAGATACTTTTACAGTTGACcgctagctagctgagcctgacCTAGATACTTTTACAGTTGACCGCTAGCTGAGCTGAGCCTACATAGATACTTGACCGCTAGCGAGCCTAGATACTTTTACAGTTGACCGCTAGCTGAGCCTGATACTTTTACAGTTGACCGCTAGCTGAGCCTCTTTTTTACAGTTGACCGCTAGCTGAGCCTACATAGATTCTTTTACAGTTGACCACTAGCTGAGCCTACATAGATACTTTTACAGTTGACCGCTAGCTGAGCCTACATAGATAGCTGAGCCTTATCACAGTTGACCGCTAGCTGAGCCTACATAGATACTTTTACAGTTGACCGCTAGCTGAGCCTACATAGATACTTTTACAGTTGACCGCTAGCTGCTGAGCCTACATAGATACTTTTACAGTTGACCGCTAGCTGAGCTACATAGATACTTTTACAGTTGACCGCTAGTCTACATAGATTCTTTTACAGTTGACCGCTAGCTGAGCCTACATAGATACTTTTACAGTTGACGTTGAGCCGATTAGCTGAGCTGAGCCTACATAGATATTTTACAGTACCACTAGCTGAGCCTGACATAGATACTTTTACAGTTGACCGCTAGCTGAGCCTACATAGATACTGTTATCAGCCTTGACTTTTACAGTTGACCGCTAGCTGAGCCTACATAGATACTTTTACAGTTGACCGCTAGCTGAGCCTACATAGATACTTTTACAGTTGACCGCTAGCTGAGCCTACATAGATACTTTTACAGTTGACCGCTAGCTGAGCCTACATAGATACTTTTACAGTTGACCGCTAGCTGAGCCTACATAGATACTTTTACAGTTGACCGCTAGCTGAGCCTACATAGATTCTTTTACAGTTGACCGCTAGCTGAGCCTACATAGATACTGTTATCATTGACCGCTAGCTGAGCCTACATAGATACTTTTACAGTTGACCGCTAGCTGAGCCTAGATACTGACCGCTAGCTGAGCCTACATAGATACTTTTACAGTTGACCGCTAGCTGAGCCTACATAGATACTCAGTTGACCGCTAGCTGAGCCTACATAGATTTTTACAGTTGACCGCTAGCTGAGCCTACATAGATACTTTTACAGTTGACCGCTAGCTGAGCCTACATGACCGCTAGCTAGCTGAGCCTATATTGTACAATATGTAAGTATCTTGTTTGTGTTTTCTGAATCTGGTGTTTGTACTACTCATCTGAAAATGTGTTTCTAATTGTACTAATATTTGAAGTCCCAAATGGTTGCCCTACACACAGCACACTGATGGGATGATTATATCCTCCTACAAAATGCTGATTAGCACCAGTCACATTCGTCTGGGGCCTTTTCCAAAAAGCttgatcaatgagttagccagcaaACTGACCCAAAATGCTTGAAATGGTTTGAAATGactcaacaacaacagaaacgACTATTATACAAATGTAGATGATTTTAATCAACCAGGAAATCAAGAGATATGAGGCAAAGGCTGTTAATCAAAGTTATCTGGCTGATGTATTAACCCTGCTTTCTGGAATACCCCACAGCTCTCATGGTGTCTAAAGGCCAGTGGGTttactgatactgtctgttagCTCAAATGACGCCcccgttccctatatagtggactcttggccaaaagtagtgcactacactttATAGTAGTGCATGTGGTGGTGTTGGAGAAACACTGGCTCTGGGTTTTCTTGAATCTATATCATACAAATACAGGTCGATACATATTGGATGATGATGAAGAAATACGAGCTGAACAAACCAACCTTTCTGTAATGGTATTCGTGTTTGGGAGAGATGTAGGTAGGGCTTCATTTTGGGACGACTTTTAGGTAGGGCTTCATTTTGGGACGACTTTTAGGTAGGGCTTCATTTTGGGACGACTTTCTTTTTATTGTCTGAGATTTGTTTATTAACTGATTTGAACTCCTCAATGTGTACAATGTCATATTTCACCTGCCTGGTTTGGCCTTTTGAGGTTTGATAGTACAATGATGTGattataattgtatttttttttaactggAATGGGATTTGGGTGGATATTGGTTGGGACGCTAACGTTGTTGAAAGATTTTCTGGAAGTCTGAGATGGTTTTTGCTTTGTTGGAGAGGGACATTTGTAGTGACGGTGTCGATAGAGGATTCTCTTACAGTACCTTCAGTGTTGCCCAGTCTGATACAAGTCTTCTTTATTGAGCGTGGATTGGGACATTTTgttctgggtcatgttcattaggcaccaaatagAACAGGATGGATTCAAActgggagggactacctggacatTGTCCAATAAGGAACCCTTATTTTCACTTTCCGTTGCAGAATGTTTTGAAAAGATTGTGTAGtgtaccctaatgaacatgacatGACGTTGGTTTTAATgggactgtttttttttttgaggAAGTGTTAATGGGGAATGTGTGAGAATGGGTTTGTGGTAAGTTTTAAAGAGATGCGTGTGTTTTTCTACACATGAAATGAAAGACACTAGAAGCTTGTGCTGAGGTTATCAAGGTGGATTTGTTTTTTACTCTTGTTATTTTATCTGTGCTGGTCAAGTAGCCTACCTATTTTACATGGTAGTTTGTCCCCGCTTTTCTCTCTGTTACCTGAAGGTTTTCAGACAATCAAGGcccaacacattttttttttacgtgtcaTTTTGAAAAGCTGAAAAGGTCATCTGGCCATTAGTGGTTGATACACACTGAGTCTTGCTATTTTGCGATCATCTTTATGATGTGAGTCAGTTCTAGATTACAGGATACATGTGGGCATTATCTTTTAATCTCCCTTATCATTTTTGTGTTAACGTGTGTATGTTGAAAGTCTTTGGTTTTGTCAGCCAATGTTGACCATGGTCTTAAATGTTGACACATCAACTGTACAGTACTacttgtttatttttgttcattttCATTCTGCCCtgttgtctgtgtcccaaatggaaccctattccctatatagtgcactactttagaacagggccctattccctgtacagcgcactactttagaccagggccctcttccctatagtgcactactttagaacagggccctattccctatatagtgcactactttagaacagggccctattccctatatagtgcactactttggagcAGAGCTCtgtgccctggtcagaagtagtgcactacatggggtgCAATTTGAGACGCAGGCATGGAGTTACATTAATGTCTACTATAATAAACATAGTAGACTGTAATCTCACATTGCTGCCTAGATTTCCTACCATGCATCTTCCTCTGTTCATATAAACCtgttaccagtcagtcagtgcctTTTAATGTAAGGACATTTTAGCCTACCTTCACCTGTTGTGTTTTTGTTGTGTAAAATAAGATGCTTGTTTTTATTACCCTGTCAAATAGATGCATTGATTTACTACTGGTGCTATGGATTAAAACTATTTTTCTACATGTGGAAAGTCTCACTGCAGAACATAAAATGTTACATACACTGCTGCACCTTTCTTAAACATCCACTAGGTGGCATCCCGAGTCATTGACTAAGGAAGCGGTGTGGTGCTAAGGCATAGACCGAAACGTGTACCCAGCGGGggacccaggaccgagtttgggaaaccctgctatAGACCACTACATACTTATTGAGTGTGTTATGCATGCACTTTAAAtgtacatttacgtcatttagcagacgctcttatccagagcgacttacaatgcaGTCTACTCTTAAATAGGCCGTTTTTGAAAGAATATGAAGTATGATTTCACCTGCCCAGCTGTCACGGAAGTCAGGTTTCCATTGCCTTGTCTGTTTAGAACGCACATGCAATTGAAGGAGTAATTTATAGCAGCTTGAGCCTATATTCTTGATATTTTGTAGTATAGGCCTATCCTGTTCTTGTTTGGGGTAGGTTAATATCAGAAGCAATTCATATTCCAGGGAACCACCTCCTTATGTATGTAATTATCTCATAACGGTCTATAATGTAAACATTGGTTGTGATATTCATAGTCCTGATGATTTTTCCGCAGACGCCCCACGCGTATTTGACTACCGCAGGCGAACGGTGCCATTGATATTGCCGTTTTCGTAATTGTTCATTGTAGAAATTGAGCGGTTTTTTCTTAATTCCAACCTGTCTCTTCGATTCACCGTTAACTCTGCCGAGCGAAGCGGAAACGCAGTAAGATTGAACCTAGCGCACATTAAGGCTCTCTGCGCGCTCTACCTTGCGCCCCTTTGCGTCGCATCTGCTCCCCTTCCAGCGCGCGATCAATTCAGACGCGCCTCTGATGAAATTAAAAGCGACCCACCGGCGTCCCCGCGCACTCAGAAACCTAATGTTGTATTAGGAGCTCAAACGGGGTCCTTCCAGCGCATGTAAACATCGAGGTTCTCTCTTTGTTGTCGGTCTGGGTGCAGTGACTCATTCTATTCATCATGCACAATAGAGCCGCTGTGGCGCGTTTTCCCCGTGGCCAGTTTGTATTCGATAAAGTTTACTGTGTTTGTTTTGCGTGTGAGAGGAGAGTAGCCTTGTGAAATCAAACAGACTACAGACCATGGGATGGACTAACATAATAGAGAAAAAGACAGAATCATGTATGTAATATTGAATTCTAGAGGGTTTGGTATCTGGTAGTTATATACACACTAAATTAAAAACCTGTCCCCTCGTTTGAATTTCAAAGACTCATGATCCTTATTATGAATTAAAAGCAGGCTCTTTGTCCAGCAGGGAGCATCCATTGGTGCCAGTCAAAAGAAACCAACCACTTTCCAATCCTGCAATAGAGTAACTAAATACAGTAATACAAATCATTTATACAGTTAACTACATGAAACGTTTATCGAAGCCACCATTCCATGGTAGAGGAAAAATAGAGATAATTGTGAGAGTATGATATCCCCCCCTCTACATCCAGGCCCATGCAGCCTCGGGCTGTGTTCCCCCTGGGGAGGAGACCAAAAGCGGGCAGCACAGGAAGGGAGACAGGCTACTGTCACTGGAAGTGGCtctcactactactgctgctgccaggAGAGAAAGAATGGATGTGAGTTCACACAGGGTTCTGGgaggtgtgtgcctgtgtgtgtgtggcttgagGGGGTGTTGTGTGGGAGGAGTCTCTCAGCTATTATTTGTAGAACCTTTTGATggatgattgctgagagagagggagggtgagagtcCTTGTTTTTGGTCGTTCACTGTTCCCTCTTCTACAGGCAGAGAGCACAATGAGTCAATGAAAGCTGAAGGGAAGAGGAGTATtgtacagcagagaggagagagagagatcactgtacagcagagaggagagagagagatcactgtacagcagagaggagagagagagatcactgtacagcagagaggagagagagagggagcacaaCCAAGAAgacgagagcacgagagagagatagaaagaaggaaAGCTTTTTGGACAGAGGTCTAAACCAGATAATAAAGAGAACGTCTGGTTTTAAAGCCAGGCTGGGATGAAGTATCAGTGACAGGTCATCTGAGGACTGACTACTTCACCTCTCTTTCTGCAAGGTGGTTTTCTGATCTTCCCTTTTCCATTAGGAACATTTGGACCATTTTCAACTCTCCACTCGGTCTCTGGTCAGGGGATCTTGCTAGCCGCAGTAACCCAGGTCTCTGGAGCCCTGAGTGGGGTTGAGGTAGAGGAGCCTTGTCTCTGGTTGCTGGTGCTTTGGGGCTGGAGGAGAGAATGGACATGCCAAGGAGATCCATGGCTGGAGCCGGGTCAGGGGGCTGTGGAGCCAGGCTAGACCACGTTGGGGTGGCCCGGGCTgggctgtggctgctgctgtGGGGGTGCCTGCTGGGGGCTGGCGGGGTGGAGGCATGCCCTTCTCTGTGTACCTGTGTGGGAGCCACGGTGGACTGCCACGGCCTGGGGGTCCGGAACATCCCCAAGAATATCCCCAGGAGCACAGAGAGACTGTGAGTactggtggggtgtgtgtgttcctgtttatGAGCGTGTCGTAGTGTGTGTAACAAACTATCAATGTGACttattgcctgtgtgtgtgtgggttcctGTGTGGCATATCATGTCATGGTGTATGCCAGTCTGGTTAACTTCAAACACACTCAGCTCAGGGTTGTATCAATACCAGTGCCTTTCCACTTGACCCCTTGTCCCTTATATAGTcagcatcccaaattgcactctattccctatttagtgcactacttttgaccagactcTCTCTATAGTCTACAACACCAGTAATATCCAGCTAGAGACTCTCTACTATAGTTTACAACACCAGTAATATCCAGCTAGAGACTCTctactatagtctactacaccaGTAATATCCAGCTAGAGACTATCAACTATAGTCTACAACACCAGTAATATCCAGCTAGAGACTCTCAAATATAGTCTACAACACTAATAATATCCAGCTAGAGACTCTCTACTATAGTCTACAACACCAGTAATATCCAGCTAGagactctctctactatagtctaCAACACCAGTAATATCCAGCTAGAGACTCTCTACTATAGTCTACAACACCAGTAATATCCAGCTAGAGACTCTCTACTATAGTCTACAACACCAGTAATATCCTGCTAGagactctctctactatagtctaCAACACCAGTAATATCCAGCTAGAGTCACCCCATGTACTGTGCAGTTAGTCAACCCTTGTGCAGGGgttctccaacctctcctcagggacccccaaGTCGTTCCTTGTTTTTAAAAATCTATTCCAGAGCACcactgattcaactaatcatcagACCGTCGACTAGGTAAACCAGGTGAGATTAGTTCAGGGTTACAACAGAAGGGTGTAACGTCTGAGGGTCCGtgaggagaggttggagaacCACTGTCCTAGTGCACTTACTCAATGCCCACCAATCACACTAGCTGAACACACAGTCAGTACTTTCTCAGCCACGATAGGGCTCAAACAggctcattcctctctctctctcactcaaactctgtctctctgtgtcactctcactcactctctccacctccttctgtgtgtttgtttgtgtcccTCTTGGTGTGTGTGAGGGTTTGGATCTTGGGGAGGCTTAAcatcatgtactgtctgtctcaggtctggagtgcatgtgtgtgaattATTAATGGTCCCAGGgggcagtgtgtgtctgtgggtcaGTGAAGCCTCTGAGTGGGTATTGTAGACACAGTGCcctattcctctctctgtagaggaaTCACAACAATGATGATGTCATAGTGTGATGACTGTATTCCAGAGGTTCTTCATCCCGGGTGTCGCGTTTGAGTTTTTCCGCTAGCAGCACTACACATCTGATTCCACGAATCAGAggtttgatgatgagttgattcgTGGAATCAGATGTGTAGTGCTGCTAGGGGAAAACCAAAAcaatctgccccccccccccccccccccgttgtgTACCCGGGACCAGGATTCAGAAACACTGATGTGTTGTTCAGTGATACAGTAGCTGACCTGTGTCAGATACAAACACCTGTCCTCGTCAAGCCATGCATGAGGACCTGAcccactagactacagtcaggggAGGTTAGACTATGTGCCGGTGTCACTGTGGTCTCTAAGGGGGTTGGTGATCCAGCTACAAGATATCCCCTAATACAGTAGCTCAGTACATCCACGACAGCCATAGTCATGTCGTTGTCTGATAGAGTTGGTTCAATCTCCAACAGAACTGAACCAGGGTTCATCTAGCAGTGCTGATCAAGGATCACGTTTCAACTCTTATTCATTATGACCTGAAAagccaaactgatcctagatcagcagtctTGTTGTGAGAAGCGTTGTGAATACGGGTcagtctagtagtagtagtaggtcaTTACAGGATGGGGTGTGTTAAACCTCTTGTCTGATAATTAGCATGTCAAGTGTAAAGTGATCTGTGTGTCAGGGAGGTAgattgggaacacacacacacacacacacacacacacacacacacacacacacacacacacacacacacacacacacacacacacacacacacacacacacacacacacacacacacacacacaaacacacacacacacacacacacacacacacacacacacaccacacacacacacacacacacaccgtggggtccctcctctctctttcacacacacacacacacacacacacacacacacacacacacacacacacacacacacacacacacacacacacacacacacacacacacacacacacacacacacacacacacacacacacacacacacgtggggtCCCGGGGCAATAAGAGGGTGATTCATCATGGTAACTCCACCAGTCAAACAATATTCCTCCCCACTCCCTGGGGTATTGTCAAGGCAACGGTGAAAAATGGCTAACGCCTTGGGCTCCCGGGAACCGTTATTTGaatggggtggaggggtggggtggagggagggagggaggggggacaataTTGTCCATACCAGCCGACAATATGCTTCCAACTTTGAACAAAGCAGTGCTGACAACAAAAGCCTGGTTTGATTTGAAATGGGACCTAAACTGAACCTTATTGTGGGGTTCAAGTGGGGTAGATATTATAGAGGGTTGGTATTGTTAGGTTCAAGTGGGGTAGATATTATAGAGGGTTGGTATTGTGAGGTTCAAGTGGGGTAGATATTATAGAGGGTTGGTATTGTTAGGTTCAAGTGGGGTAGATATTATAGAGGGTTGGTATTGTTAGGTTCAAGTGGGGTAGATATTATAGAGGGTTGGTATTGTGAGGTTCAAGTGGGGTAGATATTATAGAGGGTTGGTATTGTGAGGTTCAAGTGGGGTAGATATTATAGAGGGTTGGTATTGTGAGGTTCAAGTGGGGTAGATATTATAGAGGGTTGGTATTGTTAGGTTCAAGTGGGGTAGATATTATAGAGGGTTGGTATTGTGAGGTTCAAGTGGGGTAGATATTATAGAGGGTTGGTATTGTTAGGTTCAAGTGGGGTAGATATTATAGAGGGTTGGTATTGTGAGGTTCAAGTGGGGTAGATATTATAGAGGGTTGGTATTGTGAGGTTCAAGTGGGGTAGATATTCTAGAGGGTTGGTATTGTGAGGTTCAAGTGGGGTAGATATTCTAGAGGGTTGGTATTGTGAGGTTCAAGTGGGGTAGATATTCTAGAGGGTTGGTATTGTGAGGTTCAAGTGGGGTAGATATTATAGAGGGTTGGTATTGTGAGGTTCAAGTGGGGTAGATATTCTAGAGGGTTGGTATTGTGAGGTTCAAGTGGGGTAGATATTATAGAGGGTTGGTATTGTAGTCAGACATGCAAAACAGAATGACACATCTGCTGTAATTTAGAAATATCTAACTattacacacacatttatttgaGAAGAACTTCATTATGTCAGAATCCTGGCTTTCCCTGACAACTGTAGGGCTTTCCCTGACTACTGTAGGGCTTTCCCTGACTACTGTTGGGCTTTCCCTGACTACTGTAGGGCTTTCCCTGACTACTGTTGGGCTTTCCctgactactgtaggactatccCAGTGTGTTTACTGTGGGACTATCCCAGTGTGTCTACTGTGGGACTATCCTAGTGTGACTATCCCAGTGTGTCTACTGTGGGACTATCCCATTGTGTCTACTGTTGGACTATCCCAGTATGTCTACTGTGGGACTATCCACTATCCCAGTGTGTCTACTGTGGGACTAACCCAGTGTGTCTACTGTGGGACTAAcccagtgtgtctactgtaggACTATCCCAGTGTGTCTACTGTGGGACTAACCCAGTGTGTCTTCCGTAGGACTATCCCGGTGTGTCTACTGTAGGACTATCCCGGTgtgtctactgtaggactaccccagtgtgtctactgtaggactaccccagtgtgtctactgtaggactaccccagtgtgtctactgtaggactaccccagtgtgtctactgtaggactaccccagtgtgtctattgtaggactatcccagtgtgtctactgtaggactatcccagtgtgtctactgtaggactaccccagtgtgtctactgtaggactaccccagtgtgtctattgtaggactatcccagtgtgtctactgtaggactatcccagtgtgtctactgtaggactaccccagtgtgtctactgtaggactaccccagtgtgtctattgtaggactatcccagtgtgtctactgtaggactatcccagtgtgtctactgtaggactaccccagtgtgtttactgtaggactaccccagtgtgtctattgtaggactatcccagtgtgtctactgtaggactatcccagtgtgtctactgtaggactaccccagtgtgtctactgtaggactaccccagtgtgtctactgtgggactatcccagtgtgtctactgtaggactatcccagtgtgtctactgtaggactatcccagtgtgtctactgtgggactatcccagtgt
This window encodes:
- the LOC124028694 gene encoding slit homolog 1 protein-like; translated protein: MDMPRRSMAGAGSGGCGARLDHVGVARAGLWLLLWGCLLGAGGVEACPSLCTCVGATVDCHGLGVRNIPKNIPRSTERLDLNGNNLTTISKTDFSGLKHLRVL